AAGCACTATTACGCCCGGGAAGCCGAAGCGCTCGACGAGGACAACCCACTCGCCCATCCGAAGGTGGGTGCATCGCTCCAGGTGTCGCGCCTGGATGACGACGAGACGGTCCGCTGGCGTGACCTTGACCGCCTTGAGCGAGAGTTAGATCAAACTGTCCTGTCGGTGCTGGCAGATGCCGGGATCGACGTTGCGCCGAGCGGTGGCGGCCCGTTCTTCGAGGATGCGTATTTCACTCCGGAGGTAGACGAGAGCGGCCCGGACCCGGTGGGCCTGGATTTGACTCGCGTCCGACAGTCCCAGGAGAGTGTCGTTGTGCGACACCTCGCCGATGGACTCCGGCCGACACAGTGGGACGCCCTGGAGACGCTGGTAACAGACGGTGGCGAGGTCGCTCCGGCGGATATCGCCCATGACCATGACCGCCACGTTGAGAGCGTGCGCGCCGCTCTGCGGGACATGGAAGATTTGGTTCACAGGGAGTACGCGAATGTGTCCCTTCGGAGTGAGTACGTCGCCGAGCTTGTCCACGACGCGGTGGCCGAGGCACGCGAGTCGGTGAAGCGTGCGGCGGAGACGACGGCGAAGGCGATGGAAGCGGCGGAGCGGGGGATGGGCGAGACCATGAGCACGTTCATCGCCTGGGCCGCCCGGCACGGCGTCGACGTATCTGACGCCCGTGACGCCCGCCTGACGCTCCGTTTTGACGATCACACCGATGCGGGGCAGGCGATCCGTGAGGGGTTCCGCGTGTGGAAAGACGCCGGACTCCCCGAAGAGCGCTACCGCCAGGCGAAAGTACGCTTCGCCGACGGAAGCCGCGGTGACGCCTGGCGTTGGCTCACGCCTGGGTAGTAGGTAGCCGTCCGCGGGCCGGGAACGTCCCGGTTCGCGGGTAGTGGCAACGCTCGCTCACGTTGGTGATTTTGGCGACTTATACAAACCGGATTGTGCTCAACCAGCTGTGTATTACAACTCTACTTGTCTTTCTGGAACGCACCGAGTGGCGCGCCGGGACGATCGGCCCGAGAGAACCCAACCCCAGGGGTTCGGTTCTCGCTTAGGGGTGTGGCTAAGGCCACTTCTCCAAAACACACCGCCTGCGGTTGCGGAGATCAAGCCGAAACGGGCCCCTTGCGGGTCGCGCGAAATGATCTTGCATTCATTTCACCATTAAAGACTTGTATCGGTAACATCTCTATGTTGCTATGACAGAATTCTTCGGTCGCCAGTTCTCCAATATAGACAAAGCGCACCTTCGTGATCTACATAATCTTGAGATGGAAGGATGCGTATATACACAACTTTGGCGTGATGAAGTGGAAAAGTTTGGATTTTGTCGGATACGATTTGAACCAGATGAAATTGTGAAATATGTCGATTCTCTACATGGATACGATGAATTCCTAGGCTACGTTCATGATGGCTATGAGAAAGAAGAAGCTTTAGAGAAAATATCAGATGAACGTGTAAAATCCACAGCCAGGGAGTATGCAGAATGGGCTAAAGGAGAAGAGGAAGCCGCAAATCCATACTGTCCTGCTGCATTCTTTCTAGAACACTTAGAGGATCTTCTTTGTGGAGGAATGCCTGATAGATACGAGTTTATGCAAGAATCATATACTGGTGATCGGCGGTTCTTATTATCTGAGATATTTGAGGGATTCTCAAACTCTTTATCAATTCTTCAAGATAGAGACGGTGATCGCCCCGACTTTGAGCTTACTTGTGAAACAGATTTTCAGGATCTGCTCTACGCAATCATGAAGCCAATTTTTCCAGATGCAAGGCCTGAAGAATACACTCCTAAGCATGGGACAAATTCAAAGAGAATTGACTTTGTAATCCCTGAAATATCAACAGTAATTGAAGCGAAATATGTTCGAGATAGTAGTCACGCAAATAAGATACCTGAGGAATTAAAGGTCGATATCGAGAGCTATCATGCACATACAGATTGTCAGCGTATGTATGGGTTAGTATGGGATGCC
The sequence above is drawn from the Halorhabdus sp. CBA1104 genome and encodes:
- a CDS encoding MarR family transcriptional regulator, with protein sequence MKTVTLAYHEFDANLLYSDDGLAAFFAADSAVKEGQGSQSAKFSAEGEQWRARLSYQDSNIVHPGETTPLGTEWRLETMREYRIKVYRDPQEDPIGQQEFVGHIAPRWPGMQGEKSDGSRVEIPVPEGFGEGINVRVQGSNIAFDRYPDLLARAGAALGIAGRYFREPHPMTNIQDAERYARIHRDASGPVHARDGPIASMGHLLEDDRAGYRKVVQNDDDEHGRNLPGYYHTVTLGERRVREAFPDHRLPKEVKHYYAREAEALDEDNPLAHPKVGASLQVSRLDDDETVRWRDLDRLERELDQTVLSVLADAGIDVAPSGGGPFFEDAYFTPEVDESGPDPVGLDLTRVRQSQESVVVRHLADGLRPTQWDALETLVTDGGEVAPADIAHDHDRHVESVRAALRDMEDLVHREYANVSLRSEYVAELVHDAVAEARESVKRAAETTAKAMEAAERGMGETMSTFIAWAARHGVDVSDARDARLTLRFDDHTDAGQAIREGFRVWKDAGLPEERYRQAKVRFADGSRGDAWRWLTPG